The Streptomyces sp. NBC_00691 genome has a segment encoding these proteins:
- a CDS encoding amidohydrolase family protein encodes MADPNDPYLIISSDCHAGLPTERYRLYLDSRFHGAFDDFLAGREARREAMTRLGVRNEAFANKWFSDNEEGLRGGWDAGQRLKELDGDGVAAEVVFPDADAVDSQTAAPFGVGLGLSGDQDPELGMAGAQAHNRWLAEFVGQNPERHCGVALLPITAEPAKVVAEIHRAKESGLGALMIPSMWVDKEPYHDRRYDPVWAAAAETGMPLVTHSGAAPREEYGDHLGIYVSEVTWWPARPLWFLLWSGVFERHPGLRFGVAESGCWWLPNLLWFMDRLYLGAHGGKKLSPFAELRRPPSEYLDRQVFICATNTKRRELAQRYEIGVDNILWGSDFPHPEGTWPDTRAWLRKTFHDIPVPETRRMLGLAAAEVFGFDVQKLDPIARRIGPTPADLGQPADQTAVEASWARSREVGRHWLTDHDFPVLGVS; translated from the coding sequence ATGGCCGATCCGAACGACCCGTATCTGATCATCTCCTCCGACTGCCACGCCGGGCTGCCCACCGAGAGGTACCGGCTCTACCTCGACTCCCGCTTCCACGGCGCGTTCGACGACTTCCTCGCCGGACGCGAGGCCCGCCGGGAGGCCATGACGCGGCTCGGGGTCCGCAACGAGGCCTTCGCGAACAAGTGGTTCAGCGACAACGAGGAAGGGCTGCGCGGCGGCTGGGACGCCGGGCAGCGCCTCAAGGAACTCGACGGCGACGGGGTGGCCGCCGAGGTCGTCTTCCCCGACGCGGACGCCGTCGACAGCCAGACCGCCGCGCCCTTCGGCGTCGGCCTCGGCCTCTCCGGCGACCAGGACCCGGAGCTCGGCATGGCGGGCGCGCAGGCGCACAACCGCTGGCTCGCCGAGTTCGTCGGACAGAATCCCGAGCGGCACTGCGGGGTGGCGCTGCTGCCGATCACGGCCGAGCCCGCCAAGGTCGTCGCCGAGATCCACCGCGCCAAGGAGTCCGGGCTCGGGGCGCTCATGATCCCCTCCATGTGGGTGGACAAGGAGCCGTACCACGACCGGCGCTACGACCCGGTCTGGGCGGCCGCCGCCGAGACGGGGATGCCGCTGGTCACGCACTCGGGGGCGGCGCCGCGCGAGGAGTACGGCGACCACCTCGGCATCTACGTCTCCGAGGTCACCTGGTGGCCGGCCAGGCCGCTGTGGTTCCTGCTCTGGTCGGGCGTCTTCGAGCGGCACCCCGGGCTTCGGTTCGGGGTCGCCGAGTCCGGCTGCTGGTGGCTGCCGAACCTGCTCTGGTTCATGGACCGGCTCTACCTCGGCGCGCACGGCGGCAAGAAGCTGTCCCCGTTCGCGGAGCTGAGACGGCCCCCGAGCGAGTACCTGGACCGGCAGGTCTTCATCTGCGCCACCAACACCAAGCGGCGCGAACTCGCCCAGCGGTACGAGATCGGCGTCGACAACATCCTGTGGGGCTCGGACTTCCCGCACCCGGAGGGAACCTGGCCGGACACGCGCGCGTGGCTCCGGAAGACCTTCCACGACATCCCGGTGCCGGAGACCCGCCGGATGCTGGGCCTCGCGGCGGCCGAGGTCTTCGGATTCGACGTCCAGAAGCTGGATCCGATCGCCCGCCGCATCGGCCCGACCCCCGCGGACCTCGGCCAGCCCGCCGACCAGACGGCCGTGGAGGCCTCCTGGGCCCGCTCGCGCGAGGTCGGCCGGCACTGGCTGACGGACCACGACTTCCCCGTCCTGGGGGTGAGCTGA
- a CDS encoding SDR family NAD(P)-dependent oxidoreductase, protein MELRPGQVAVVTGAASGIGLAMARRFAAEGLAVVLGDVEEGALAEAAGELTDGGAQVLARTVDVSDPDAVRAFAEAAYDTFGAVHVLCNNAGVGSGAEGRMWEHEPNDWKWAFSVNVWGVFHGIQAFVPRMLAGGEPGHVVNTSSGDGGIAPLPTASVYAVTKAAVVTMTESLYAHLRAEHARVSASVLFPGPHMLRTGLWESHRNRPERYAKERPRRTPYRSLDQWEAAMRQAGHEVAFTPVEEVAEHVVDGIRADRFWMLPESEHSDRQITARSRSMLDRSDPSYLENFILD, encoded by the coding sequence ATGGAGCTGCGCCCGGGACAGGTCGCCGTCGTCACCGGCGCGGCCAGCGGCATCGGCCTCGCGATGGCCCGCCGCTTCGCCGCCGAGGGCCTGGCCGTCGTCCTCGGCGACGTCGAGGAGGGCGCCCTCGCCGAGGCCGCCGGCGAACTGACGGACGGCGGGGCGCAGGTCCTCGCCCGGACGGTCGACGTCTCCGACCCCGACGCGGTACGGGCGTTCGCGGAGGCCGCGTACGACACCTTCGGCGCCGTCCACGTCCTCTGCAACAACGCGGGCGTCGGCTCCGGCGCCGAGGGCCGGATGTGGGAGCACGAGCCCAACGACTGGAAGTGGGCCTTCTCCGTCAACGTCTGGGGCGTCTTCCACGGCATCCAGGCCTTCGTCCCCCGGATGCTCGCGGGCGGCGAACCCGGCCATGTCGTCAACACCTCCTCCGGCGACGGCGGCATCGCCCCGCTCCCCACCGCCTCCGTGTACGCGGTCACCAAGGCGGCCGTCGTCACCATGACCGAATCGCTCTACGCCCACCTCAGGGCCGAGCACGCGCGCGTGAGCGCCTCCGTGCTCTTCCCCGGGCCGCACATGCTCCGCACCGGCCTCTGGGAGTCGCACCGCAACCGGCCCGAGCGGTACGCCAAGGAGCGCCCGCGCAGGACCCCGTACCGCAGCCTCGACCAGTGGGAGGCCGCCATGAGGCAGGCCGGCCACGAGGTCGCCTTCACCCCGGTGGAGGAGGTCGCCGAGCACGTCGTCGACGGCATCCGCGCCGACCGCTTCTGGATGCTGCCCGAGAGCGAGCACAGCGACCGGCAGATCACGGCGCGCTCGCGCTCCATGCTCGACCGCTCCGACCCGTCGTACCTGGAGAACTTCATCCTCGACTGA
- a CDS encoding acetoacetate decarboxylase family protein: MARVRYGARTDAEITAARTKSAKLPDIWSTGVVAVWETDPDVVAAVLPPPLKPTERPLVRANISQVDLPGYPLGAGSVAVAAAHGDREGWYPLVMPMTHERALVGGREVFGEPKKLGEVVVERDGLVVRAALGRHGIDFVEVRGAVSGPLPLPEPVEKTDFYFKFLPGVDGTGFDAEPVLVHCVRNEKVRKLERVTGDVVLRESMYDPVADLPVRRLVEITIGEKTTDQKGTVAERVSAQALLPYIHQRYDDPQQILDGPPEGSI, translated from the coding sequence ATGGCACGAGTACGGTACGGGGCGCGCACGGACGCCGAGATCACGGCGGCCCGCACGAAGAGCGCGAAGCTCCCCGACATCTGGTCCACCGGAGTGGTCGCCGTCTGGGAGACCGATCCGGACGTGGTGGCGGCCGTCCTGCCGCCCCCGCTGAAACCCACCGAGCGGCCCCTCGTGCGGGCCAACATCTCCCAGGTCGACCTGCCCGGCTATCCCCTCGGCGCCGGCTCCGTCGCCGTCGCCGCCGCCCACGGCGACCGCGAGGGCTGGTACCCGCTGGTGATGCCGATGACCCACGAGCGGGCCCTCGTCGGCGGCCGCGAGGTCTTCGGCGAACCGAAGAAACTCGGCGAGGTCGTCGTCGAGCGCGACGGGCTCGTCGTCCGCGCGGCGCTCGGCCGGCACGGCATCGACTTCGTCGAGGTGCGCGGCGCGGTCTCCGGGCCCCTGCCGCTCCCGGAGCCGGTCGAGAAGACCGACTTCTACTTCAAGTTCCTGCCGGGCGTGGACGGTACGGGCTTCGACGCCGAACCCGTCCTCGTCCACTGCGTCCGCAACGAGAAGGTCCGGAAGCTGGAGCGCGTCACCGGCGACGTGGTGCTGCGCGAGTCCATGTACGACCCGGTCGCCGACCTCCCCGTCCGCCGGCTCGTCGAGATCACCATCGGCGAGAAGACCACCGACCAGAAGGGCACGGTCGCCGAGCGCGTCTCCGCGCAGGCCCTCCTGCCGTACATCCACCAGCGGTACGACGACCCGCAGCAGATCCTCGACGGCCCGCCCGAGGGGAGCATCTGA
- a CDS encoding VIT1/CCC1 transporter family protein, translating into MTDATEETDTPAHEAHGGGLGSRLNWLRAAVLGANDGVVSTAGLVVGVAGATESQAALLTAGLAGLLAGSMSMAAGEYVSVSTQRDSEKAALAQERRELREDPEAELAELTGLLAARGLSSDVAREAAEQLTARDALRAHARVELGIDPDRLTIPWHAAAASFLAFTVGALLPLLAIVLPPASARLWVTVVSVLAALALTGWWSARLGEAPAGRAILRNVAGGALAMAVTYGAGSLLGATGV; encoded by the coding sequence GTGACCGACGCAACCGAGGAGACCGACACCCCCGCGCACGAGGCCCACGGCGGAGGCCTCGGCTCCCGTCTCAACTGGCTCCGGGCGGCCGTGCTCGGAGCCAACGACGGAGTCGTCTCCACCGCGGGCCTCGTCGTCGGCGTCGCCGGCGCCACCGAGTCCCAGGCCGCCCTGCTCACCGCGGGCCTCGCGGGACTCCTGGCCGGATCGATGTCGATGGCGGCGGGGGAGTACGTCTCGGTCTCCACCCAGCGCGACTCCGAGAAGGCCGCCCTCGCCCAGGAGAGACGGGAACTGCGCGAGGACCCGGAGGCCGAGCTCGCCGAACTCACCGGCCTCCTGGCCGCCCGCGGCCTCTCCTCCGACGTGGCCCGCGAGGCCGCCGAGCAGCTCACCGCCCGCGACGCCCTGCGCGCCCACGCGCGCGTGGAGCTGGGCATCGACCCGGACCGGCTCACGATCCCCTGGCACGCCGCGGCCGCGAGCTTCCTCGCCTTCACCGTCGGCGCCCTGCTCCCGCTCCTCGCGATCGTCCTTCCCCCGGCCTCGGCCCGCCTCTGGGTCACGGTCGTCTCCGTCCTCGCGGCCCTGGCCCTCACCGGCTGGTGGAGCGCCCGCCTGGGCGAGGCACCCGCGGGCCGCGCGATCCTCCGCAACGTGGCGGGCGGCGCCCTGGCGATGGCGGTCACCTACGGCGCGGGCTCGTTGCTGGGAGCGACGGGCGTCTAG
- a CDS encoding amidohydrolase family protein, with product MDRYTVISADCHAGADLLDYKPYLERRHHEAFDAWAASYVNPYEDLLADTADRNWNSDRRLRELEADGIVAEVVFPNTVPPFFPKASLMAQPPGPAEYELRWAGLQAHNRWLADFCAAAPGRRAGVAQILLNDVDAAVAEIRRVREAGLTGGILLPGVPPGSPVPELYSEAYDPIWAVCAELDVPVNHHGGSASPPLGDEPAARAVFMVETTWFSHRALWHLVFGGAFRRHPGLKLVLTEQGSGWIPGVLDMLDYYHGRLVAAATKASTAESKFGAGLAEAMGKGPSTVWRDNCFVGASFMRPHEVPLRDRIGLDKIMWGSDYPHDEGTTPYSREGLRIAYAGLSADEVAAMVGGNAARVYGFDLRLLDPLAAVHGPRVEEIAEPLKEVPAGATSPAFAPGGSVRVW from the coding sequence ATGGACCGCTACACCGTCATCTCGGCGGACTGCCACGCGGGCGCCGACCTCCTCGACTACAAGCCGTACCTGGAGCGGCGGCACCACGAGGCCTTCGACGCCTGGGCGGCCTCCTACGTCAACCCGTACGAGGACCTGCTCGCCGACACCGCCGACCGCAACTGGAACTCCGACCGCCGGCTGCGCGAGCTGGAGGCGGACGGCATCGTCGCCGAGGTCGTCTTCCCCAACACCGTCCCGCCGTTCTTCCCCAAGGCCTCCCTGATGGCCCAGCCGCCCGGCCCGGCCGAGTACGAGCTGCGCTGGGCCGGACTCCAGGCGCACAACCGGTGGCTGGCCGACTTCTGCGCGGCCGCGCCGGGGCGCAGGGCCGGCGTGGCGCAGATCCTCCTCAACGACGTCGACGCGGCGGTCGCCGAGATCCGCCGCGTCCGCGAGGCGGGACTCACCGGCGGCATCCTGCTGCCCGGCGTGCCGCCCGGCTCGCCGGTGCCCGAGCTGTACTCGGAGGCGTACGACCCGATCTGGGCGGTCTGCGCCGAGCTGGACGTCCCCGTCAACCACCACGGCGGCTCCGCGTCCCCGCCGCTGGGCGACGAACCGGCCGCGCGCGCGGTCTTCATGGTGGAGACGACCTGGTTCTCCCACCGGGCGCTGTGGCACCTGGTCTTCGGCGGCGCCTTCCGGCGCCACCCCGGGCTCAAGCTGGTCCTGACCGAGCAGGGCTCGGGCTGGATCCCGGGCGTGCTCGACATGCTGGACTACTACCACGGCCGCCTGGTGGCGGCGGCGACGAAGGCCTCCACGGCGGAGTCGAAGTTCGGCGCGGGCCTCGCCGAGGCCATGGGCAAGGGCCCCAGCACCGTGTGGCGCGACAACTGCTTCGTCGGCGCGAGCTTCATGCGCCCCCACGAGGTGCCGCTGCGCGACCGGATCGGCCTCGACAAGATCATGTGGGGCAGCGACTACCCCCATGACGAGGGCACCACCCCGTACTCCCGCGAAGGTCTCCGGATCGCCTACGCGGGACTGTCGGCGGACGAGGTCGCGGCGATGGTCGGCGGCAACGCGGCCCGCGTCTACGGCTTCGACCTCCGGCTGCTCGACCCCCTCGCCGCCGTGCACGGCCCGCGCGTCGAGGAGATCGCCGAACCCCTGAAGGAGGTCCCCGCCGGCGCCACCAGCCCGGCCTTCGCCCCGGGCGGGTCGGTCCGCGTCTGGTGA